A single Triticum dicoccoides isolate Atlit2015 ecotype Zavitan chromosome 2A, WEW_v2.0, whole genome shotgun sequence DNA region contains:
- the LOC119355012 gene encoding protein MHF1 homolog has translation MDPDVETLADDDALVGDGGEADRFEAEAEAELLRDRFRLAVINIATSEGKKAGMEVSGPVVACIADLAFKSAEQLAKDVELFAQHASRKSIRMDDVILTAHRNEHLMGQLRTFSQNLKGKEPCTGKKRKKSSKKDNNMTVI, from the exons ATGGACCCAGACGTGGAAACCCTCGCCGACGACGACGCACTCGTCGGTGACGGCGGTGAGGCCGATAGAttcgaggcggaggcggaggccgaACTCCTTCGTGACCGCTTCAGGCTCGCCGTCATCAACATCGCGACTTCTGAAG GCAAGAAGGCGGGCATGGAGGTTTCGGGTCCCGTCGTCGCCTGCATCGCCGACTTGGCCTTCAAGAGCGCAG AGCAACTGGCTAAGGATGTTGAGCTGTTTGCACAGCATGCTAGTCGTAAATCCATTAGGATGGACGATGTTATCCTCACAG CGCACAGAAATGAGCATCTTATGGGCCAGCTGCGAACATTTTCTCAAAACCTGAAAGGAAAAGAGCCTTGCACcgggaagaagagaaagaaatcatcCAAGAAGGACAATAACATGACCGTTATCTGA